The Rhodothermales bacterium genome segment GCAGAAGCGCTGAGAGCCGAGCACATCACACTGCTCTCGTTCCGCAGTCGTTGGCACTCTTAACTATTCTCCAGGGCTCTATCAATGATCAACCGTTTACAACACCTCTTCGCGACACCATTTCGTCGACAGAACATGGCCACTTGCCTGGTCGCATTGACCGCTTTCGCCATTCCGTTCGTTTCCTTCGCCTCCGCTCGGGCTGATTCGCCCGATGGACCGATCGATCTCACGCGGTACGGCCGGCTCCTCCAGACCACCCCGCTCTCGAGCGTCTCACTGTTATTCTCCGCTCCTGCGTTCACCGAGCTGGCCGCCGGCGACTTGGCCAACCCGTTCCCGGCCGGCAACCCGGAAACATTTGGCACGCCTTCTCTGGGCGACATCGATGGCGATGGCGACTTCGACCTCGTCAGTGGCGAAGAGTTTGGGGGATTTGTGTACATCGAAAACACGGGCGACAACACAACGCCGGCGTACACCCAGCAGTCAGGCGTGGCGAATCCGTTCGACGGTCTCACCACGGGCGCTAAAAACGCCCCTGTTCTGCTCGACATCGACAACGACGGCGACCTTGATGTCATTGCGGGCCAGGAGGATGGAACGTTTACACTCCTAGAGAACTCGGGAGATGCGAACACTCCGAACTTTGCCGTGGCCGGCGTGAATCCGCTCACCGGCGAAGATAACGGTAGCCGCAGTGCTCCGGCCGCAGGCGACCTCGACGGTGACGGCGATCTCGACCTCGTCGTTGGCGACCTCTCGGGCGCTCTGTTCTT includes the following:
- a CDS encoding FG-GAP-like repeat-containing protein — protein: MATCLVALTAFAIPFVSFASARADSPDGPIDLTRYGRLLQTTPLSSVSLLFSAPAFTELAAGDLANPFPAGNPETFGTPSLGDIDGDGDFDLVSGEEFGGFVYIENTGDNTTPAYTQQSGVANPFDGLTTGAKNAPVLLDIDNDGDLDVIAGQEDGTFTLLENSGDANTPNFAVAGVNPLTGEDNGSRSAPAAGDLDGDGDLDLVVGDLSGALFFYDNTGTAAAAVFTLVSGVSSPFDGIDVGAHSKPALVDLDNDGDLDLVVGEDTGVFFYYENTGDVNAAAFSAVVGASNPFDGFDAVSKSAPAFADLDNATGVDMVSGNTNGDYYYYENADPLPVELTSFSAVSNGSQVTLSWT